Within the Gammaproteobacteria bacterium genome, the region CGCACAGGTTCAAGCCCGAATCGCCTCGATCGAAACAACAGCATCTGAGCTACATAACCAGATGCTCGCCTCCTCCGAACTGATCAAAGCGTTAGCCGACCAAAACACTGAGTTGATCAAGCGAGTCGAAGCCAACCGCATTCGACTTCTTTGGCTGTCCGGGGCGATCGGTTTCTTAGTCGCCATCGCCGCAATTAGCTTGGTGCTGATACTGGCCCGTTAGGCATTCAAATCACCAGCAAGCGTAGCGTGTGCTATGTAGACGAAATGGGTGTGGTTATTGCCTGAGGCTATGGAAGGTAGGTTGTGTGGATTACCCAATGATACGCGCTGTATGTTTTGCGGGTAATTCATGCGCATAGCTCACGCTATGCTTGCTACTGCAAAGGGCAGATCGCCCACTTCAAGATCCCGAAGTATATATGGTTCGTCAATAAGTTCCCGATGACCGTCACTGAAAAATTGCAGACGTTCAGGATAAAAAGAAGATGGCGGCGGATAGGTTGGCGCACCCCTGACCGTTAGACTTAGAGCAAATAAATTACTCCGACTCCTTTACACTTGACCAAAGCCGTTACCCTATGTAGAACTCCTATTATGGGTAATCAAAACATTAAAGAACCGCGCCTGAGCCTACAAAGCCTGAAGGTGTTGCAGGCTTTTGCTGCAAATCCTGAAAAAGCGTATTGCGGCAGCGAAATTATGGGGGTCGCTGGCATTGCCTCAGGAACCCTATATCCAATTCTTATTCGATTTGAAAATGCAGGTTGGTTAACAAGCAGCTGGGAAAACATATGCCCATCAGAAGAAGGACGCCCGAGAAAGAGGTTCGATAAAATCAGTGGGCATGGACTGCATAAGGCAAACGAAGCTTTTGAATGGGTAACCCAAGGATTGTTGGCATGAGCATTGAAACCAGCCCTTCGGCCCCAAAAAAGTAGGCGTTCAGGCTTGTGGAAAACCATAGGATCTACTGAAAAATCTCATCATTGAGAAATTGGGGCCATTTCGCTGCGACAGCATGGATGCAGGAGGGAGAGCAACGCATGGAGCGGTTGCCGAGACCCAACGGCATTGGACATAGGACGGCCACATCAAAATCCTAGCTCAACGCCTCATCCAGCTCGCGCAGACGCTGCGGCGTGCCCACATCCACCCAGCGCCCCGTGTAATGTTCGCCCGTCACATCGCTCGTCTCCATCGCCTTGCGCAGTAGAGGGGCGAGTGGGAATTTGCCGGGGGCACACCCCTCGAACAATTCCGGGCGATACACGCCAATACCACTGAATGTGAGCGTCTTGTCGCCCGCAGCAGGAGTTGAGACCAGTCCTCCGCGCAGCACAAAGTCACCCGCCGGGTGATGCGCGGGATTGTCGATAAGTACCAGATGCACCTGGCCCTTGGGTTCTTTTGGAAGTTGCAACAAGGGGTAATCTGTCCAGATATCCCCATTGATCACCATAAAGGGCGCATTGCCGAGCAGCGGCAGGGCTTTGAAAATCCCGCCGGCCGTCTCCAGCCCGGACTCGCCTTCTGAGGAATAAAAAATCCGCGCACCATAGCGGCTGCCATCGCCCAGTATCGCCTCGATCTGCGCACCGAGATGGGCGTGATTGATAACGATTTCAGTAATGCCCGCGTTTACCAGCGCAGCAATGTGGTACTCGATGAGACGCCGCCCACCGGCGATTAACAGCGGTTTGGGAGTATGATCCGTCAACGGGCGCATGCGCTCGCCACGGCCCGCGGCGAGGATCATGGCTTTCATCGTTCCGCCTTCTGATCACGGTTGAGCAGCGCGGTCACCGCGTCGCGCGGCATGCGCCCAGCGTACAGTACCTGATAAACCTGCTCGGTAATAGGCATTTCGATATCCAGCGCCTGGGCGACGTGCAACACTTCACGCGCGGACTGTACACCCTCAACCGCCTGACCGATAGCGGCCAACGCATCGCTCAGCGTCTGCCCCTGCGCCAGGGCCAGACCCAGGCGGCGGTTACGCGATTGATTGTCGGTACAGGTCAGCACGAGGTCACCCAAACCGGCCAACCCCATCAGTGTCTCACGCTGGGCTCCCAACGCACCGCCCAAACGCATCATCTCAGCCAGGCCACGGGTGATGAGCGCCGCACGCGTATTGGCGCCGAAACCCAAGCCATCGGCAATGCCCGCCGCAATCGCCAGCACATTCTTCACCGCCCCGCCCACTTCGACACCGATCACATCGCTAGACGTATAGGCGCGGAAGGTACTGCTGTGCAGCCTTGCCACCAGATGCGCGGCGAATTCCCCGGAGGTGGAGGCCACCGTAACCGCAGTAGGGAATCCCTTTGCAACCTCATGGGCAAAGGTAGGGCCGGAAATCACTGCGGTTGGAATGGCACGGCCCAGCACTTCAGCCACCACCTGGTGCAACAGCCGGCCAGTGCCCGGCTCCAACCCTTTAGTAGCCCAGACCAGGCGCGTGTCCGATCCAATATGAGGGCCAACCAACTCCAGCGTGGCGCGAAACCCTTCGCTCGGCACGGCTATTAGAATGTCCCGCGCCACCGCGAGAACATGCGGCAAATCGCTGGTGAGACTCAAGGAATCCGGGAAAGGAACATCAGGCAGAAAACGTGCATTGCGGCGAGCGGCGGACAGCTCCGCCACGTGCCGCGCGTCACGCCCCCACAACCAGACAGGCTGGCCATTGCGCGCAAGCAAAATAGCAAGCGCCGTGCCCCAGGAGCCGGCGCCCAGCACAACGATGGGAGGAGCTGTGGTTTCTTTATTCATCCTAAAAACGGCAGTTGGACGGGGTGGAATGTGCGGTTTTCGGGGTGCAGGGCGCAATGAGGCGCAACGACGCGGAATGGTTGTTCCATCCCAAGGAGTTGCAACGCTGCCATGCGCACTGAAAACCGTGCAATCCGCTCTGTAGCGGCCTCACCAAACAGATGAACCCGCAGGAGATGATGAAACTTATTAAAAACATATTGCTAGCCGTCCAGGGTAGCGGTCAACTGCCGTTTTTAGGTTCGTTGCCAGGTATGCGGCCAGCGCGCTGCTGAGCGCCAATGTTGTGGCTTAGAACCTGTTCACGATCTCGATCAAGGGATGCAGTGCAAGGCAAAATCGAACGAAAAAGCGGAGCATACATGAAGTATGTGAGCATTTTGAGTTCGATTTTAACGCCGCAATGCGCCCTTCAGCGAGATCGTGAATAGGTTCTTAGTGCGCAACCTGCGGCTGCCCAGCTTGTCCCTGCTGCTGCAAATGCTGCGCGTACAGAGCGTCAAAATTGACAGGCGCCAAGAGCAACTGGGGAAAACCGCCTTTGGTCACGAGATCCGAAACAACCTCGCGCGCAAAGGGAAACAGTATGTTCGGGCAGTAGCTGCCGACAATCCCGGCCAGGTCGTGATCACTGAAACCCTCGGCGTTGAAGATACCCGCCTGCTGCACCTCGGCGAGATAAGCCACCTTGTCGCCCAGCTTGGCGGTCACTGTGAGAGACAAAACTATTTCATGCACGTTCTCGCCCAGCACAACACCATTATTGGCGATCTGCAAACCCACCTCGGGCTCCCATTTTTCCATGAAGATATGGGGGGAATTAGGTGTTTCGAAGGACAGATCCTTAACGTAGATCTTCTGGATGATAAAACGCCCCTGGGTGGGCTGCTGCTGGCTTTCGGAGTTGTCTGACATGGATATATTTCCTTAATCTGAATCAATAATGAGCCGAAACTATTTTTTACTGACAGGGAGATTTGCGGCTTTCCACGCCAATATCCCGCCATTAAGCTTGTAAACCGATTCAAATCCCTGTTTGCGCAGAATAGCGCTGGCGCGTGCTGCGCGGTCGCCGCTGCGGCAATAGACGATGACAGGCTTGGACTTGTAGGACTCCAGCTCTTGCAAACGCTTATCGATAACGCCTACGGGGATATGCAGCGCATCGGCAATGTGCCCTTCCGCGTATTCCTTATCCTCGCGCACATCCAGCACAACAGCATCATCCTTGTTGATGTGGCGAATCGCGTCGGAGGGACTCACCTCCTTGAATCCCAGCATCCTGCGTTTTAACGTCTCGCTCACCAACAGTATTGAGACAAACACCAGGGCAAACGACAATATCCAGTGATCAAGAATAAAACTACCGAGCTTTTCCATGAGACCTGCAAAAAATAATTAGAGGGTAAAGCAGCTATTTAATTAAGGTCAATAGCGCTTCTTTTTAGGCTGATGATCGCAAAACACCTCGCGCATCATGCTTACCAGACGCAGGGTGCGGACGTCCCCAACCCGGTAAAAAACCCGGTTGGCGTCCTTGCGTGACACGAGTATTCCCTTGTCGCGCATAATGGCCAGGTGCTGGGAGATATTGCTTTGGGATGTGCCTACCGCCTCCACCAGATCCTGAACGCTGATTTCCCGGTCGCCCAGTGTGCAGAGTATTTTCAGGCGCAAGGGATGGGATATCGCCTTAAGTGAACGCGATGCCTGCTCGATATCCTCTTCATGAAGGATAAGCTGCCCGTTATCTACATTGCCCATAGCGCCCGCCAAGATGTGCAAACC harbors:
- the secB gene encoding protein-export chaperone SecB yields the protein MSDNSESQQQPTQGRFIIQKIYVKDLSFETPNSPHIFMEKWEPEVGLQIANNGVVLGENVHEIVLSLTVTAKLGDKVAYLAEVQQAGIFNAEGFSDHDLAGIVGSYCPNILFPFAREVVSDLVTKGGFPQLLLAPVNFDALYAQHLQQQGQAGQPQVAH
- a CDS encoding nucleotidyltransferase family protein, which encodes MKAMILAAGRGERMRPLTDHTPKPLLIAGGRRLIEYHIAALVNAGITEIVINHAHLGAQIEAILGDGSRYGARIFYSSEGESGLETAGGIFKALPLLGNAPFMVINGDIWTDYPLLQLPKEPKGQVHLVLIDNPAHHPAGDFVLRGGLVSTPAAGDKTLTFSGIGVYRPELFEGCAPGKFPLAPLLRKAMETSDVTGEHYTGRWVDVGTPQRLRELDEALS
- a CDS encoding rhodanese-like domain-containing protein, translated to MEKLGSFILDHWILSFALVFVSILLVSETLKRRMLGFKEVSPSDAIRHINKDDAVVLDVREDKEYAEGHIADALHIPVGVIDKRLQELESYKSKPVIVYCRSGDRAARASAILRKQGFESVYKLNGGILAWKAANLPVSKK
- a CDS encoding metalloregulator ArsR/SmtB family transcription factor, which codes for MGNVDNGQLILHEEDIEQASRSLKAISHPLRLKILCTLGDREISVQDLVEAVGTSQSNISQHLAIMRDKGILVSRKDANRVFYRVGDVRTLRLVSMMREVFCDHQPKKKRY
- a CDS encoding PadR family transcriptional regulator encodes the protein MGNQNIKEPRLSLQSLKVLQAFAANPEKAYCGSEIMGVAGIASGTLYPILIRFENAGWLTSSWENICPSEEGRPRKRFDKISGHGLHKANEAFEWVTQGLLA
- the gpsA gene encoding NAD(P)H-dependent glycerol-3-phosphate dehydrogenase encodes the protein MNKETTAPPIVVLGAGSWGTALAILLARNGQPVWLWGRDARHVAELSAARRNARFLPDVPFPDSLSLTSDLPHVLAVARDILIAVPSEGFRATLELVGPHIGSDTRLVWATKGLEPGTGRLLHQVVAEVLGRAIPTAVISGPTFAHEVAKGFPTAVTVASTSGEFAAHLVARLHSSTFRAYTSSDVIGVEVGGAVKNVLAIAAGIADGLGFGANTRAALITRGLAEMMRLGGALGAQRETLMGLAGLGDLVLTCTDNQSRNRRLGLALAQGQTLSDALAAIGQAVEGVQSAREVLHVAQALDIEMPITEQVYQVLYAGRMPRDAVTALLNRDQKAER